The nucleotide sequence TTTTATTGGAATTTCAAATGCAAAAAATATTAATCTTTCTTAAAGATTAAGCTCTTCTTCATAATAATGTAAAAGACTTTTGCATTTATGTAATTCATAACAAAATTATTATACCTTTTTGTTTTTATATCGCTTTTTTTTTTTTTTTAGAAAAGACCGAAAATAGCATAAAAAAAACGCCATTTTTAGCATTTTTTGGTATTTTTGGTAAAAAATTAAACTAATGGTTTTGCTAAATTATAGATAACTTTAACCAAAGAAGTAGTTTTTTTGTTGTAAAACTTGTGATGTTCAAGTGGAATGGATTTGCTTTTGTAATCATTAACAATTTCAATTAATTCACTTACTATTTCTCCGCTAACTAGGTTCATGATTTCATATTGAGCAAACATACTTCTTGAGTCGAAGTTGTTCGTTCCAAATCATGCAATTTCATCATCGACAATTCCTAATTTAGTATGTAAAAAATGATTTTCCATGATATAAACTTTAATACCATATTTACTCAAGGATTTAAGTTGATTTAAGGTGATATTGTAAATAAATTTTTTATCAGGTAAACCAGGAATATAAATTTCAATATCTAACATTGATTTTGCTCCGATGATTAATAGTTTTCAAAGAGCATCAGTAATTGAAAAATAAGGAGTGACTATTTTAATTGACTTTTGAGCGTTAGCAAACAATTTTAATCAATACATTTCACTTTCAGAATAAGTTAAGTTTGGTGAATCATCAATTAAAATTATGTCACTATTATAATTTTGAACTTCGTGAGTGTAATTTTGTAATTTTGGAATAATTTCGATTTCTTTTTTAGTAATAACTTCTCAAAAATAAGCAAAATGAATTATGTATAAATTAACAATTGGACCACTTAAAATGTAGTTTAAATCAATAAAGTGACCAAATCTTTTGCTAAAAGAAGCATATTCATCAGAAATATTATTTCCGCCAGTATAAACTTTTTTATTATCGATAATGAAGAATTTTTGGTGGTTACGGTAGAAACTATGACTAACTATAAAGGGATAATATATTTTTCCGATGTACTTAATTTCAACATTATCGAAATTTTTTAGTATTTCAAATGGATTAATTCCAATTGAACCAGAACCAAAATAGTCAATTAATCATTTAATTCGTACACCTTCGGATGCTTTTTTTTCTAAAATGTGGACTAGTTGATCAAAAATTTCACCTTTTTTAATGATATAAGAAACAATTTCGATTGATTCTTTTGCTTCATTGAGACCGTTAAATAATTCTTCGTAAAAATCAAATCCCTCTTTGACGATTTGAGTTTGCGAATTGACAATTCCGTTTTTGTTCATATTATGATATTTTTTTAATTTACTATTAAAACGATCAACTTCTTTTGAATATTGATGATTATTGTTATACAGGTTGTAGTTGAATTTTGGATTAGTTCTTAACTTAAATTCGTATTTATTTCAATATGATAAACCATAAATATAATATAAAACGTGTCCTAAAATCGGAAAAATAATTGTCACCAAAATTCATGACAATTTTGTAGCGCTTTGACGACGTTGTTTTCAAATTAAAAAAGTTGTTATTAAATTTAAAAGATAAATTCCTAAAAAAAGTAAATATAAAAATTGACCATTAACTAAATAAGTTAATAGCAATACACCACAAAAATAAGCTAAAATAATGATAATTTGAATTATTCATAATAAAATATCGCTAAATTTACTCTTTTTCATATTTCAATTATATTAGATTTAAAATTACTCGTTCAAACTAATGTTATTCCAAAGTTTTATCAAATACAGCATTTAAGATCTATTTTCTGATTATTCATTCGTTTGTGTCGCAGTTAAAAATTTGACTTGCTTGATTTGTCCCAGGTCCAAAGTTGAACACGTTTGAGTTTGATACTTCCGGAAAAACATCGTGTGCTTGGTTAATATCTATCGGTTGTTGACCACTTTTGTTTGCACTGGTGGCATACATGGGACCATTTTGTAATAAAAATTCACATAATTGGGGACAGTTAGGCATGCGGAAACCTTGATCATTGACAATAACACTAAAAGCCCCTGGTCAGTGTTTATTGGCAAATTGATCTGCTTTCTCGTTTCATTGTTTAAATGAACGAGCTTGTTCAAGACTTCCGACTAAAATCATAATTTTCTTTTCAAAAGGTCTGTTTTTTAGAAAATAAATTTTTTCTAAACTTTGATCATTAATTTTGCACGCAATCCCAGTTACTGTGTCGGTTGTAAAAATAAAAATATCGTCAAAATTTTGAAATTTCATAGCTAAAATATTTTATTTAATTTTTATTAATCAACTTTTAATTTATAATTTTTTTATGCCTGAATATCCTGAAGTAACAGTTGTAACTAACACATTAAATAATCTAGTTAGTGGTAGAAAAATAATAAAAGTAGAAGTACGAAATAATAAATTTATTCGCAATGTTAGTGTTGAAGAGTTTGTCCAGCAAGTCCAGGGACGTACAATCAAAAATGTCCAAAACTTTGGAAAATTCATTGTTTTTAATTTTGATACGGACTTACGAATGCTATCACACTTGCGTATGGCGGGGAAATTTTATGTCTACGATTTAGAACTTGATAAAGACTTCTTATTCAATTTACATAATTACGTGTATTTTTACTTAGACAACCAAAAGGTCATGATTTATAATGATTCTCGTCAATTTGGTGGTTTTGAGTTAGTAGATGAAAGTGATAAAAGAAGCATTTATGAAATTAAAAAACTTGCTCAATTGCCTGGGGACATTGACGTTGATGAATTGTATAAAAAGCTGCAACGTAAAAATATTAGTATTAAAAGTGTTTTATTAGATCAATCACTAGTTTTAGGGATTGGAAATATTTATGCTGATGAAGCTTTATTTAAAAGTAAAATCTATCCAATGACTAAGTGCAATCAAGTATCTAAAAAAGAATTAGCGATTTTACTAAAAAATGCTCAAGAAATTATGGATCAAAGCATCAAGTTTGGCGGAAGTAGTGTCCACACCTATCAGTCAGTAAATTCGGCAAAAGGGACATTTCAAAATCAATTACGAGTTTACGGTCGTGCTGGGAAAGTTTGTTTAAGTTGCGGTAAATCTAACATTATCAAAGTTAAATTGGATTTTAAAGCTAATGGACGTGGTACCAGTTACTGTCCTAACTGCCAAAAAGAGGTGTAATGAAAACAGCAATTTTTGTTATTGATATGCTTAATGGTTTTAGCAAAAGCGGTGCATTAGCTTCACAAAACGTCAAAAACATTATTGATCCAATTGTCAATTATTTAGATAAGAAACACAACAATGCACAAGTGTTTTTTATTTGCGATGCACATTCAACAAGCGATTTAGAAATGAATCAATATCCAATTCACTGCTTAAAAGATAGTGAAGAAGCTAAAATTGTAAGTGAATTACAGCGATTTCAAAATAGTACAATTTTTTACAAAAATTCCACAAACGCTTTTCACCAAATTGATACTAAAATTTACGATAATTTTGACTCATTTGAACTAGTTGGATGTTGTACTGATATTTGTGTGTTGCAATTTGCATTAAGTTTAAAAACTTATTTAAACCATATTCATTCTGATAAAAAAGTGATTGTTTGGTCAAATTTATGTAGTACTTTTGACGGACCTAATCATAATGCAAAAACTTTTCATAAATTCGCACTTGAGTTAATGTTAAATGCTGGTATCGAAGTAAAAGAATATGTATAAAAGACAAGTGGTCGATTTGCATGGTTACCAAAGTGATGAAATTGTTGGGATTATTTATAATTTAATCTATGAGTTTCACAATGACGGTAACTTAGAATTATTATTTATCACAGGACACGGAAGAGGTGCTGTTAAATATACATTGTTAAACATATTAGAAAAAGAGAAAATTGACTATCAAGAAATTAATCAAGGTGGTGCTTTCTTAATAAAACCACAAATATATTCATCTTATAATTTTGCTGATTGAGACGATGAAGATGAGTGAGATGAACAAATTTCACAAAATGATTTAGACGTTATTTTCAACGAATATCTAAAAACAAAGGAGTAAAAATGAACAAAGAACAATTAAGAAAAAAATTAATTACATACATGGAAATTGAAGCTATGTCACGTTTCGAAGAGCCGGTAGTGGACGCTTTAAAAGAAAGTACTAAAGATTTAGGTTACGAGTATTCGTGGGATAAAATGGGGTCTCTTATCATGTTTAAGAAATCAAAAACTGAAAATGCACCTAAAGTTATGATTGCTGCACACATGGATGAAATTGGTTATCTTGTAAGAATGATCGATGAAAAAGGACAAGTGTTATTGTCCCCAGTTGGTGGTATTTGACCAACTGTAGTTGTAGGTACTAAAGCAAAATTAGTTACACATAGCAAAAATGAAGTGTTTTACGGTGTTTTTGGACACACATCAATTCACATTATGCAAAGCGAAAAAGTTACAAAAGCAATCACAAATAATGAAATTTATGCTGATTTTGGTTTTAAAAATAAACAAGAAGCGATTGAAAATGGTGTTGAAGTTGGTGACCGTGTTTATATTTCTGGTGAAACCATTCAATTTAAAAATGAAGATTTAATTGGTGGAAAAGCAATGGACAATCGTGCTGGTGTTACTGTTTTAGATTATGTTGCTCATAAATTAGCAAATAAAGATTTAGGTGTGGACTTGTACCTAGTAGGGACAGTTCAAGAAGAAGTAGGGACACGTGGAGCAAAAACATCTGTTAGCTTAATTAATCCCGACATTGCATTTGCGTTAGATACTACAAGCTCGCACGACACAATAGGGACAATTCCTGGGACAACCAAGTTATTCGGTGGAGCAGCTTTAAGAGTTGCTGACAGAGGGACACTTATGGATCCTAAATTGGTTGAATACGTGTACCATGTAGCAAAAGAAAATGAAATTCCTGCATATAAATTCGTTGCTGCAGGTGGTGGGACTGATGCGGCTGAATTACAATTTGCCAAAGGTGGAGCAGCTACATTAACATTAAGCATTCCGCAACGTTATCTACATTCTCCAATTGGAGTTTGTGCACTTAGCGATTTAATTGCGACTGGGGATTTGTTAGTAAAATTTGTTGAAAAAATGAACAAGAATGAATTTGACAAAATAAAGTATAATTAAAATGAATACTAAAATACGTTTTTAGAAAGGAACTCAATGATAGATGGATTAACATTTGGATTGACACTAGGTTTTTCAATTCTTGGTACAGTTATTTTAACTGGAATTGTTACTTTTTTAGTGACTAAAAAAATCTTTGAAAAGCAACTTCGTGAAAATCCGCCTATTACTGAAAAAATGATTAGAGTTATGTTCCAGCAGATGGGGCGTAAAGCTAGTGAAACACAAATTAAACAAGTAATGCGTTCAATGAATGCAGTAAAAGAAAAGAATTAATTAAGGACAAAAAATGGCAAATTTATTTGATAATAGAACTGAACAAGATCCAAAAGGATTCAATCCAAATACTGACAATCGACCAGTACCAGCTCAAGCTTCAGGAGTTGCAAAGTTTTTTTACTATCTTTTCTTTATAACAATTATTTTTATTGTAAAACATATTAGTTATTTAAATTGATTCCGTAACAAACAAAACGAAATTAACCAAGCAGCAAGTAACATCGATATTCAATTAACCAAAAGAAGTGAAACATTAACTAAATTATTTGAAACGGTTAAAGGTTATGCAAAACACGAAAAAGAATTATTTGAAAGCGTTGCAGAAATGCGTTCACTTTCAGGTAGATTAAACGTAGTTGACGAAGCTCAAGCAAATGATTTAAGAAGTGAATTAACTAGTTTAAACAACAATGTTTTTGGTAGATTAATGATGGTTTCTGAAAATTATCCTGAATTAAAAGCTAATACATTATTCCAAGAATTAATGGAAGAATCTACCTACATCGAAAGAGAAATCGCTGCTTCAAGAAGACTATACAACTCACAAGTTACACAATTTAACCAAAGATTGTTCGCCTTTCCAACGAACGTACCAGCAAGTACAATGAGACTTTCAACAATTCCACTTTATCAAGCTAGTGAATTACAAAGAAAAGATGTAGAAATCAAATTTTAGAAAGCACATTTGTGCTTTTTTTGTTATCATTTTAATATGAAAAATTTAGTACAAATTAAAATCGAAATTCCAAAGAATTCAAAGATTAAATACGAATATAACAGAAAAACACAAGAAATTGAAGTTGACCGTATTTTAAGAGGTGATTTTGTTTATCCATGCAACTACGGATTTATTCCTGAAGCATTAGATTGAGACGGTGATGAGCTTGATGTTTTATTATATTCATCAGAAACATTTGCTCCTGGTGTTAAATTAAATGCAAGAATAGTAGGAGCAATGAAAATGATCGACGATGGTGAAACAGATACTAAATTAGTTGCTGTTCACGCTGATGATTATCGTTTAGATCATATTCAAAAATTAGAAGATTTACCTTTACCATTTTTAGACACAGTTAAAACATTCTTTAGCACATATAAAAACTGAAAACGTCCAGGTATTACAAGTGTTGATGGTTTTGAAAATGTCGAATGAGCATTGAAAGAATATGACGAATGTGTTGAATTAATGCATAAATATGGATCATTAGATAAAAAAGATTTTCTTGCTAAAATGAAACAAGAACATCCAGAAAAATACCTTTAATAAAGCGACATTAGTTTAATTTTTAATTTAATAAACTAATGTTTATTTTTTTTATTTTTTATGTGGAACTAAAAGATAATTTCACGGATTTTAAAAGAAATTTTTTGAAATTAATTTTGCTTATTTTATAATATTATTATTCATTACAAGAGGTAAAAAATGAACAAAAATATAGAAAATAAATTAGTTTCTTCAATGCAAGCAATTGCTTTAGATTCAATTAATAAAGCTGGTCAAGGTCACATCGGAATGGCCATTGGAGCAGCTCCTATTACTTATTCATTAATCGGAAAAATTTTAAATTTTAATGCAAAAAATCCAAAATGAATTAATCGTGATCGTTTTGTTTTAAGTGCTGGTCATGGTTCAATGTCGATTTATTCAATCATGCACTTTATGGGATTACTTTCGGTTGAAGATATGAAAAACCACAAGCACCTACACTCAAAAACACCATCACATCCAGAAATTGATGCGAACGAATTTGTGGATGCAACAACTGGGCCTTTGGGACAAGGTATTGCAATGGCAGTGGGGATGGCTATTAGTCAAAGATATTTGCAAAAAGAATTTAATAGAGAAAAATTTGATATTTTCAACCACCATGTTTTCGCGCTGCATGGGGATGGTTGTCTACAAGAAGGGGTTGCATTAGAAGCAATTCAGTTAGCTGGGACACTCAACTTAGATCGTTTAATTTTAATTCACGACTATAACGCAATTCAAATTGATTCAAAAACTTCAGAAGTTAATAATATTGATTTTAAAAAATATTTTGAATCACAAAATTTTGCTGTTTTTGAAGCAAATACAAATGATTTAGATTCAATTATTAATGCAATTGAAGCTGCAAAAAAAGCAAATAAACCATCATACATTCAAGTTCACTCAGTTATTGCTCAAAATACACCAGTTGAAGGAAAATCAAACGGTCACAATGGTACACTTAAGAGTGACCAAACTCTTGAATTTAAACACAAAATTGGTTTAACAAATGAAGTTCCTTTCGAGTATGACGCTGATGTGTACGATTATGCACAAACTTTATGAGCAAACAAAGTTAAAAAATACAACGAATGAGTTGAAAAATTTGATGAATATCAAAAAGCTTATCCAGAATTAGCTAAAAAACTTAATTTAATTGTAAATAAGGAAGTTTCATACGATTTATCAGGTGTAGAATTTACTGAATCAAATGTTGCAACACGTAACTACATTGCAACAATTATGAAATATATTGATGCTAACTACAATAGTGTGGTTGGTGGTTCAGCCGACTTATTTGCTGCAACTAAAGTTGGATTTGCAAAGCAATTTGCAAGTGAATCAGGAGCAAATATTAAATATGGTATTCGTGAGTTCGCGATGGGATCAATTAATAACGGAATTAACTTAGATACAGGATTAAAAACAATTGATTCGACATTCTTAGCCTTTGCTGATTATATGAAACCAGCTTTAAGACTAGGCGCTTTAATGGAGCAACCAGCAATTCATGTCTTTACACACGATTCATATCAAGTTGGTGGTGATGGTCCAACTCATCAACCATTTGATCAAATTCCAATGTTAAGAGCAATGTCTAACTTAAAAGTTGTACGTCCATGTGACGAAACTGAAATGTTAGCTGCTTTCCAATATGCTTTAAATTCACAAAAGAATCAAGTTGCAATTATTGGATGTCGTCAACCAATCCCTTCATTTAACTTATTACCAAACCGTACACAATTAGAAGCAGCTTACGTGATTAAAGCTGCAGAAGATTTTGAAGTTTCATTATTAGCTTCAGGTTCAGAAGTTGGTTTAGCAGTTGAGGTTGCAAATAAATTGTCAAGCGAATTCAACGTTAAGGCACAAGTAATTTCTGTACCATTATTACAAGATTTAATTGATAATACTGAATTAGTACAAAAATTAAAATTAGACCAAAAACCAATGTACGTAATCGAAGCAACTAGTGACTCAATGTGATTTAGATTAAGCAAATACAATAAATTAGATGCACACTTATCTTCTGGATACGGATATAGTGAAGATGGTCAAAAAGTATATGAAATTAAAGGTTTCGAAGTTAATAATTTGACTAACAAAGTTTTAGAATTTTTAAAATGATAAAAAATAACTAATCTTACTGTAAAATAGTATTATTAGTTATTTTTTATTTATATAATAACATTTTGAATAGGAGAAATATGACAATAGCGATTAGTGGAATGACTAGTAGTGGAAAGAGTAGTTTGGTAGATAATTTAGCTCAGCATTTTCCAAACTCTTTAAAATTAAATGAATTCGATCCGAATGATGAGATGTTTAATACTATGTTAAAGTGACATTTAGATCACAAACCACATGCAACTTTAACTTTTGAAACTTACATTATGGCCAGTCACGTGCGTAATTTCCAAAAAGTACAAGAGGAATTTTACGCTCAAAAAATGGATCCAAAGCAAGATTTCATCTTTTTGGACCGTTTTTGTGTTGAACATTTGATTTTTGGTGAAGTTGCTTTTAGTAAAATTGATCCAGAAGCCTTAGGTGTTTATTTAGCTGCTTCAAACCAATTAATTAACAAAAACGTACTTCCTGATTTTGCAATTTTTCTTGATTTAAGTTTCGAAAATTTCAAAAAACGCCTCTTTACACGTAACCGTAAGAGTGAAATTGATAGTTGAAGCAGCAATGAAGAATATTGAAAAAAATTACATAGTTTATATCGTCCAACATTTGAAAGATTATGTAAGGAAAATAATATTAAGTACTATATTTTAGATACAAATAACTTAGATATTCAACAAGTTTTGGACAATACAATTACAATTATTCAACAACACAAAAATATTCAAAATAATTAGCAAAATTACATTTTGCTTACTATTTTTTATCTCTTGAAAAAAGTAAATAACTTGTTTTCGCTTTTTTTAAAATACACTATAATTTAAAAGCAATATTGACTTATTGCCTCTACTAGTGGGAGATACACAAATATCGCTAGACCACAATTATCGAAAGGATATTTTACATGGCAAAAAAAGAAATAGTTCGTGTTGCGAAGTTAGAATTTCTTGCAGGTCAAGCTAAACCAGGTCCAGCTTTAGCTGGGGTTGGTGTTAACATGCCAGAATTCACCAGAGCATTCAACGACGCTACTAGAGATCGTGGAAACGAACCAGTTCCAGTTCAAATTACAGTTTACAAAGATAAATCATTTGATTTTAAATTATTTACAGCACCTGCTTCATACAAAATTAAGCAAGCTGCTAAAATTCAATCAGGATCTTCAAATTCAAAAACAACTATTGTTGCAACAATTTCATTAGATCAATTAAGAGAAATCGCTGCATACAAATTACCTGACTTAAACACTGACGATGTCGAAGCTGCAATGCACACAATTGCTGGTACAGCAAAAAACATGGGGGTTTTAGTTGAGGGATGAGACGACATCGCTAAAGCTAAAGCGGCTGCAAAAGCTGCAGCTAAAGAATCAGCTCTAGCTGCAGCTAGAGAAGCTTCATTAGCCGCTGCACAAGAAGATTTAATTGAATCTAAAGGTAAAGATATTGAAGTAAATGCAATTCATGATGGTAAAGAAGGAGAGGAAGAATAATTATGGCTAAAAGAATTTCTAAAAACCTTAAAGCTGCACGTGAATCATTCGACCGTAGCCTTGCTTACGATTTAACAGAAGCGATTGAAATTGCTAAAAAAACTTCATACGCAAAATTTGATGCATCAATCGATTTAGCTTTCAACTTAAACTTAGACGTTCGTAAAGCGGATCAACAATTACGTGGAGCAGTTTTATTACCACATGGAACAGGTAAAAACGTTCGTGTATTAGTTGCTACAAACAATCCTGAAAAACAAAAAGCTTCTCAAGCTGCAGGAGCTGACATTGTTGTTGATGGACCAGCATTAGAACAAAAAATTAAAGAAGATGATTTTGATTTTGACGTTATGGTTGCTGATCCATCAATGATGCCTTTATTAGGAAAATACGGTAAAAAACTTGGACCTAAAGGATTAATGCCTAATCCTAAAACTGGGACAGTTACACCTACTCCTGAAAAAGCTGTTGAAGAACTTAAAAAAGGTAAAGCTAACTACCGTACAGACAAAGCTGGTATTGTACACTCATTAATCGGTAAAAAGAGCATGTCAACTGAAGCTTTAGTTGAAAATGCTAAAACTTTAATTTCATTAATTAGAAAATTAAAACCAGCTGCAGTTAAAGGTACATACATGTTAAACTTAACAGTTTCAGCATCTATGGGACCAAGTGTTAAAATTAAATTAGACAAATAATTTTAACAATTTTGCAAACTAAAATGATGAGCTTAAACTCATCATTTTTTATTTTTGAATCACCACATAAAGAGCATTATCACTAAATTCTTGAGCTGCTGGAGTTTCCGCACCAAATTCATCACGAGTTTTAATCATGATCGGTTTAGGTAATTCTGCAGCTGCGATTAATTCCATTAATTCGTCTATATTATAGTGACATAAGATGCCGTATTGATTATTTTCTTGTCAGAAACAATCTCCAATTTTTTCAATTAAAACTTCATTAGGATTAGTGTTTGCTAATTCTTGTCTTTGACGATTAAATCATTCTCTCTTTGCATCAGAATCATCTATCTGTGGTGCACTAAAAATTAGCAAACCGTGATCTTTAAGTGCTCGAAAGGCGTTTTGGAGAGACTTGATTTTATTAACTTTCCCCGGCATGGTCATAAGCGAGTTAAATGTGAAAAAGACTAAATCAAACTTATAATTCGTATAAGTTTCTTGCGTTAAATCACTAACAAAAAATTCAACATTTGGGACACTTTGCTCAAATTTTTGTCCCGCCGCAATCATTTTGCTTGAAATATCATAACCGTGCAATTTAAAATTTGGAAATTTCTTGGCACAATTAAAAGTAAAGCGACCAGTACCACAACCTAAATCAGCCACAAAAAGATCATTCCGATTCATGTGCTTTTGTGCAAATTTAATTAATTCTCGTTCCGCATTAATCATCCCGACATTAACATGCGAATCTAGATAATGTTGAATTACCTTTTCATTGTTGTAAACATCTGTAAAAAAGACAGTATCATTCTTAATTGTTTTCATTTTTATCCCTTTTATTGCACCTTATTTCTTTTCTTGAATTGGATTAATTGCGATTGAAAAACTAATTATAAACATTTGTCAAGTAATTAAAAATACAAATAAATAGACGACCGGAAAGAAAATTTGCATCGGATTAAGCCTTCATCATTTTCAATTATCTTTAATACTTTGTGCGATACTATTTTCAATGTTTAAACCTAAAAATGAGATAGTACCAATTAAGAAAATTATGTATCCCACTCTACGAGCAAAAAGTATCAAAATTTCAGCTAAAATTGCCGGTATTAAATGAATAAAAATTAATCTTAGATTGCTAATGTCATTTACCTTTAAAGCTATAATAAAGTCTTTTTTGAGTACATCAACACTCAATTCTCGTGCTCAGTACATTGCTCTCATGGTACCAGTAAAAAATATTAAACAGTAAATAATTGCGAGACCTGAACTAAGTGAATTTCCTTGGATTAAATTAAAAATTCATCCAATGATTATGATTAAAATATCTGGTAAACTAATCATTATTTTTTGTATTTCATTTAAGGTTTTGGTTCATACATTTTGCTTTAATGCCGTGTATGAACCAACAATTAAACCTAAACACATTTCGAAAATAAAAAGAGTTAAACATAAAAAAAGCGAGTAGAAAATTTTGTGAAGTGAATCGACTAAAACGTCATTACCGTTAGCATCAGTCCCTAGCATTGGGTATCTTAAATTTAGACTTTTTAACAAATCTGCAAATCTAAAGTTTATTACTTGACTCGAAAGATTTTCACTAATAAAATATTGAGCATCATAATTGTCTAATAATTCTTTAATTTTTTGATTTTTACCAATTAAACTTTTTTGAACGTAATCATTTCGTTTTAAAAAACTAACAATATTCTTATCTAAATCATAGTCTTTTAAAATTTGTAAATCACTATTTTTTCAAAATAAAGAAATGCAAGGAAGTACTAATAAAATCACCAAAATTATGATCAAAAATATGTTAATTTTTTTTCTGAAAAAACGACGCAGTGGACTTGTTTTTTGTGCAAAAGAGTAGTTTTGTTCCAACTTATTTTGTCTAAATTGAAATAAATTAAGATTCATTATTTACTCCTTTGTATGGTGAAATTATATATTTAACTATTAGAACAAAAATATAAGAAACTCCGTAAGTGAGCGATAATAAATATGTTAGTGCAATTATTGCATTATTTTCTTTTCAAGTAATGAGATGGTATAAATTCTTTCAAGTACCTGAAACATTAAAAAAGGTTTCTAAAAAGACGTTATTTACAAAAATGCCTGTAAATAAGAATGGAAAGATATTAATAATTTCACTTAAAGAGTTTTTGAGAGCATAAAAAATAAATATTTTAATTTTTGGTAATCCATTAAGTAGTGCAAATTTATAATATTCACTCGTTAAAACTTTAATGAATGCACTGCGAGATATTTGCATAATTCCAGCAAAATTTATTAACGTCATTATTATAATTGGTATTAAATATGAGATCATTTGGTCATTATTAAAATCTACATTAAACAAGAATCAGAGGGGATTACTATAATCTATGTTGATTGTCCCTCCTATTCAAGAACGAAAAATATTAATTAGCGGAATCAAAATGAATGCTGGGACACTCAAAAATAAAATAGCAAAAGAGTTGATGATGTAATCGGTCCCCTGGGTGCGTTTTTTAGCCGCTAAGTAACCTAATCAAATTCCTAGTATCATCGCAAATATAAAACTGACTAAGTTAATTTTATATCCAACTAAATTACGAGTTATTCAATAGTTTCAGATTCACGATTCAGATACACTTGTCACATCAAAGTCCCCAACAGTGGAAATTTGACCAAAATTA is from Mycoplasmopsis pullorum and encodes:
- a CDS encoding inorganic diphosphatase produces the protein MKNLVQIKIEIPKNSKIKYEYNRKTQEIEVDRILRGDFVYPCNYGFIPEALDWDGDELDVLLYSSETFAPGVKLNARIVGAMKMIDDGETDTKLVAVHADDYRLDHIQKLEDLPLPFLDTVKTFFSTYKNWKRPGITSVDGFENVEWALKEYDECVELMHKYGSLDKKDFLAKMKQEHPEKYL
- a CDS encoding transketolase family protein, which gives rise to MNKNIENKLVSSMQAIALDSINKAGQGHIGMAIGAAPITYSLIGKILNFNAKNPKWINRDRFVLSAGHGSMSIYSIMHFMGLLSVEDMKNHKHLHSKTPSHPEIDANEFVDATTGPLGQGIAMAVGMAISQRYLQKEFNREKFDIFNHHVFALHGDGCLQEGVALEAIQLAGTLNLDRLILIHDYNAIQIDSKTSEVNNIDFKKYFESQNFAVFEANTNDLDSIINAIEAAKKANKPSYIQVHSVIAQNTPVEGKSNGHNGTLKSDQTLEFKHKIGLTNEVPFEYDADVYDYAQTLWANKVKKYNEWVEKFDEYQKAYPELAKKLNLIVNKEVSYDLSGVEFTESNVATRNYIATIMKYIDANYNSVVGGSADLFAATKVGFAKQFASESGANIKYGIREFAMGSINNGINLDTGLKTIDSTFLAFADYMKPALRLGALMEQPAIHVFTHDSYQVGGDGPTHQPFDQIPMLRAMSNLKVVRPCDETEMLAAFQYALNSQKNQVAIIGCRQPIPSFNLLPNRTQLEAAYVIKAAEDFEVSLLASGSEVGLAVEVANKLSSEFNVKAQVISVPLLQDLIDNTELVQKLKLDQKPMYVIEATSDSMWFRLSKYNKLDAHLSSGYGYSEDGQKVYEIKGFEVNNLTNKVLEFLKW
- a CDS encoding deoxynucleoside kinase; amino-acid sequence: MTIAISGMTSSGKSSLVDNLAQHFPNSLKLNEFDPNDEMFNTMLKWHLDHKPHATLTFETYIMASHVRNFQKVQEEFYAQKMDPKQDFIFLDRFCVEHLIFGEVAFSKIDPEALGVYLAASNQLINKNVLPDFAIFLDLSFENFKKRLFTRNRKSEIDSWSSNEEYWKKLHSLYRPTFERLCKENNIKYYILDTNNLDIQQVLDNTITIIQQHKNIQNN
- the rplK gene encoding 50S ribosomal protein L11 translates to MAKKEIVRVAKLEFLAGQAKPGPALAGVGVNMPEFTRAFNDATRDRGNEPVPVQITVYKDKSFDFKLFTAPASYKIKQAAKIQSGSSNSKTTIVATISLDQLREIAAYKLPDLNTDDVEAAMHTIAGTAKNMGVLVEGWDDIAKAKAAAKAAAKESALAAAREASLAAAQEDLIESKGKDIEVNAIHDGKEGEEE
- the rplA gene encoding 50S ribosomal protein L1 — encoded protein: MAKRISKNLKAARESFDRSLAYDLTEAIEIAKKTSYAKFDASIDLAFNLNLDVRKADQQLRGAVLLPHGTGKNVRVLVATNNPEKQKASQAAGADIVVDGPALEQKIKEDDFDFDVMVADPSMMPLLGKYGKKLGPKGLMPNPKTGTVTPTPEKAVEELKKGKANYRTDKAGIVHSLIGKKSMSTEALVENAKTLISLIRKLKPAAVKGTYMLNLTVSASMGPSVKIKLDK
- a CDS encoding class I SAM-dependent methyltransferase gives rise to the protein MKTIKNDTVFFTDVYNNEKVIQHYLDSHVNVGMINAERELIKFAQKHMNRNDLFVADLGCGTGRFTFNCAKKFPNFKLHGYDISSKMIAAGQKFEQSVPNVEFFVSDLTQETYTNYKFDLVFFTFNSLMTMPGKVNKIKSLQNAFRALKDHGLLIFSAPQIDDSDAKREWFNRQRQELANTNPNEVLIEKIGDCFWQENNQYGILCHYNIDELMELIAAAELPKPIMIKTRDEFGAETPAAQEFSDNALYVVIQK
- a CDS encoding ABC transporter permease, whose amino-acid sequence is MNYFLTYFFPLPKKIEDLIKLNTGLINAQEYYDKYMLHYIPIHRALIYTLRTLTFNFGQISTVGDFDVTSVSESWIWNYWITRNLVGYKINLVSFIFAMILGIWLGYLAAKKRTQGTDYIINSFAILFLSVPAFILIPLINIFRSWIGGTINIDYSNPLWFLFNVDFNNDQMISYLIPIIIMTLINFAGIMQISRSAFIKVLTSEYYKFALLNGLPKIKIFIFYALKNSLSEIINIFPFLFTGIFVNNVFLETFFNVSGTWKNLYHLITWKENNAIIALTYLLSLTYGVSYIFVLIVKYIISPYKGVNNES